The following proteins are co-located in the Methylomonas sp. 11b genome:
- the dapE gene encoding succinyl-diaminopimelate desuccinylase, whose product MSETLSLLEALIRRESVTPNDAGCQDLLAQRLTKLGFTDERLNFADTQNLWLRKGQQAPLFVFLGHTDVVPTGPLAAWDSQPFEPTIRDGKLYGRGAADMKGGIAAFVTAIERFVAEYPEHKGSIAIMMTSDEEGIATHGVVKVVEVLEQRGEKIDWCLVGEPSSDKKIGDVIRVGRRGSLCAKLTVLGIQGHVAYPELAENPIHTFAPALKELTEEVWDHGNQFFPPTRLQVSNINGGTGAENIIPGQVEVQFNLRFCTELDEATIKSRTQAILDKHGFKYDLQWRLSGNPFLTSQGELIDATHAAIESVCGFQTLDDTGGGTSDGRFIAPTGAQVIELGPLNASIHKVNEHIGLDELEVLSRIYQQILVNLLAY is encoded by the coding sequence ATGAGCGAAACCCTTTCCCTGTTAGAAGCGCTGATTCGTCGCGAATCGGTGACCCCCAACGATGCCGGTTGCCAGGATTTGCTGGCGCAACGTTTGACCAAGCTTGGCTTTACTGACGAACGCCTGAATTTTGCCGACACCCAAAACCTGTGGTTGCGGAAAGGGCAGCAGGCGCCGCTGTTCGTATTTTTGGGGCATACCGACGTGGTGCCGACCGGGCCACTGGCGGCGTGGGATTCGCAGCCGTTCGAGCCGACTATCCGCGACGGCAAGCTTTATGGTCGTGGCGCGGCGGATATGAAAGGCGGCATTGCTGCATTCGTCACGGCCATCGAGCGTTTTGTGGCTGAATATCCCGAGCACAAAGGCTCGATAGCCATAATGATGACCAGTGACGAGGAGGGCATAGCCACTCACGGTGTGGTCAAAGTGGTCGAAGTACTGGAACAGCGCGGCGAAAAAATCGACTGGTGTCTGGTCGGTGAACCGTCCAGCGACAAAAAAATCGGCGATGTTATTCGGGTGGGGCGGCGCGGCTCCTTATGCGCCAAACTGACGGTGCTGGGTATTCAAGGCCACGTGGCTTATCCGGAATTGGCGGAAAATCCGATTCATACGTTTGCGCCGGCTTTAAAAGAGTTGACCGAGGAAGTGTGGGACCACGGCAATCAATTCTTCCCGCCAACCCGCTTGCAGGTGTCCAATATCAACGGCGGCACCGGTGCGGAAAACATCATTCCCGGCCAGGTGGAGGTGCAGTTCAATCTGCGGTTTTGCACCGAATTGGATGAAGCCACCATCAAGAGCCGCACCCAGGCAATTTTGGACAAACACGGCTTCAAATACGATTTGCAATGGCGCTTGTCCGGCAACCCATTCCTGACCTCGCAAGGCGAATTGATCGACGCCACGCATGCCGCGATTGAAAGCGTCTGCGGCTTCCAGACTTTGGACGATACCGGCGGCGGCACCTCTGACGGCCGTTTTATCGCGCCGACCGGTGCGCAAGTGATTGAGCTGGGGCCGTTGAACGCCAGTATTCACAAAGTTAACGAACATATCGGTCTGGATGAGTTGGAAGTTTTGAGTCGGATTTACCAACAGATTTTGGTGAACTTGCTGGCGTATTAA
- the dapD gene encoding 2,3,4,5-tetrahydropyridine-2,6-dicarboxylate N-succinyltransferase, producing MSNLETIINDAFENRADISPSTVSAEVRNAVAEVLNMLDKGEARVAEKKDGDWVTNQWLKKAVLLSFRINENKVIESGDVRYYDKVPTKFGQYSEADFAQAGVRVVPNAVARYGSYIAPGAILMPSYVNIGAYVDSGTMVDTWVTVGSCAQIGKNVHLSGGVGIGGVLEPLQANPTIIGDNCFIGARSEIVEGVIVEDNCVVSMGVYIGQSTKIFNRMTGEVSYGRIPAGSVVVSGNLPSKDGSHSLYCAVIIKQVDEKTRSKTGINELLRD from the coding sequence ATGTCAAACCTGGAAACCATCATCAACGACGCCTTTGAAAACCGCGCCGACATCAGCCCGTCCACAGTCTCCGCCGAAGTCCGTAACGCGGTTGCGGAAGTCTTGAATATGCTCGACAAAGGCGAAGCTCGCGTCGCCGAGAAAAAAGACGGCGATTGGGTCACCAATCAATGGCTGAAAAAAGCCGTGTTGCTGTCGTTTCGGATCAACGAAAACAAAGTCATCGAAAGCGGCGACGTGCGTTATTACGACAAAGTGCCGACCAAATTCGGCCAGTACAGCGAAGCCGATTTCGCTCAAGCCGGCGTCCGTGTGGTGCCGAATGCGGTCGCCCGTTACGGTTCATACATTGCGCCCGGCGCGATCCTGATGCCGTCATACGTCAACATCGGCGCTTACGTCGACAGCGGCACCATGGTCGATACCTGGGTAACGGTCGGCTCTTGCGCGCAAATCGGTAAAAACGTGCATTTGTCCGGCGGCGTCGGCATCGGCGGCGTGTTGGAGCCGCTGCAAGCTAACCCCACCATCATCGGCGACAACTGCTTCATCGGCGCCCGCTCCGAAATCGTCGAAGGTGTCATCGTCGAAGACAACTGCGTAGTATCGATGGGCGTCTACATAGGCCAAAGCACCAAGATTTTCAACCGCATGACCGGCGAAGTAAGCTACGGTCGCATCCCGGCCGGCTCCGTGGTCGTCTCCGGTAACCTGCCTTCTAAAGACGGCAGCCACAGCTTGTATTGCGCGGTGATCATCAAGCAAGTGGACGAAAAAACTCGCAGCAAAACCGGGATTAATGAGTTGTTGCGGGATTGA
- a CDS encoding ArsC family reductase — MIVVYGIKNCDSVKKARTWLEARQIAYRFHDYRIDGLEAALLQSFVDALGVDAVLNQRSTSWRQLDDGQKSDLTPDKAVQLMLAVPTLIKRPILDDGQQLIVGFNPDQYPTE; from the coding sequence ATGATCGTAGTTTACGGCATCAAAAACTGCGATAGCGTCAAAAAGGCGCGAACCTGGCTGGAAGCGCGGCAGATTGCCTACCGCTTCCACGACTATCGGATCGATGGACTGGAAGCCGCTTTGCTGCAAAGTTTTGTCGATGCGCTGGGCGTGGATGCCGTGCTTAACCAGCGCAGTACAAGCTGGCGCCAACTGGACGACGGCCAAAAATCCGATTTAACCCCCGACAAAGCCGTGCAACTCATGCTGGCTGTGCCGACCTTGATCAAGCGCCCGATTCTGGATGATGGACAGCAACTGATCGTCGGCTTCAATCCCGATCAGTACCCTACCGAATAA